GCCCTGCAGCTGCGGCGCCGGAGCGCCTACGACGCCGCGTACCTCGCGCTGGCTGAGGACCTCGGGGCAGAGCTCTGGACCTTCGACGCGGCCCTGGTTCGGAACGCCGGAGCCCGAGGTCACCCCGTTTACCTCGCGGGCTGACCGGGCGGTCGCCACGGGGTCGTGGGGATCTCAGGAGCGTCAGCGGCAGCATTCCTGGTCGGCAGGCTCGCTGACGCAAACGAAGGCGGCGACGGAGGCGCC
This genomic stretch from Candidatus Dormiibacterota bacterium harbors:
- a CDS encoding nucleic acid-binding protein; translated protein: ALQLRRRSAYDAAYLALAEDLGAELWTFDAALVRNAGARGHPVYLAG